From one Neovison vison isolate M4711 chromosome 1, ASM_NN_V1, whole genome shotgun sequence genomic stretch:
- the FLT4 gene encoding vascular endothelial growth factor receptor 3 isoform X2: MQRGAALCLRLWLCLGLLDGERGLAKGYSMTPPTLNITEETHIIDASDSLSISCRGQHPLEWSWPGAQEAPATGEKDGEDTGVVRDCEGTDTRPYCKILLLQEARANDTGSYRCYYKYIKARIEGTTAASTYVFVRDVEQPFINKPDTFLVNRKDSMWVPCLVSIPGLNVTLRSQSSVLRPDGQEVVWDDRRGMRVPTPLLRDALYLQCETTWGGQDFLSNPFLVHITGNELYDIQLFPKKSLELLVGEKLVLNCTVWAEFNSGVTFDWDYPGKQAERGKWVPERRSQQTHTELSSILTIHNVSQHDLGPYVCEANNGIQRFRESTEVIVHEKPFISVEWLKGPVLEATAGDELVKLPVKLAAYPPPEFQWYKDRKSVSGRQSPHALVLKEVTEASAGTYTLALWNSAAGLRRNISLELVVNVPPHIHEKEASSPSTYSRHSRQALTCTAYGVPPPLSVQWHWRPWTPCKAFTQRSLSRRQQRDHMPQCRDWREVTTQDAVNPIESLDTWTEFVEGKNKTVSKLVIQNANVSAMYKCVVFNKVGQDERLIYFYVTNIPDGFSIKSEPSEEPLEGQEVRLSCRSDNYTYEQMRWYRLNLSTLHDAHGNPLLLDCKNVHLFATPLAAHLEEAEPDARHATLTLTIPSVAPEHEGDYVCEVQDRRSHDKHCHKKYLSVQALEAPRLTQNLTDLLVNVSDSLEMRCPVAGAHVPSILWYKDERLLEEESGIDLVDSNQKLSIQRVREEDAGRYLCSVCNAKGCVNSSASVAVEGSEDKGSMEIVILIGTGVIAVFFWVLLLLIFCNMRRPAHADIKTGYLSIIMDPGEVPLEEQCEYLSYDASQWEFPRERLHLGRVLGHGAFGKVVEASAFGIHKGSSCDTVAVKMLKEGATASEHRALMSELKILIHIGNHLNVVNLLGACTKPNGPLMVIVEFCKYGNLSNFLRAKREAFSPYAEKSPEQRRRFRAMVEGAKADRRRPGSSERALLSRLLMGKGGAGRAPPAQEAQDLWLSPLTMEDLICYSFQVARGMEFLASRKCIHRDLAARNILLSECDVVKICDFGLARDIYKDPDYVRKGSARLPLKWMAPESIFDKVYTTQSDVWSFGVLLWEIFSLGASPYPGVQINEEFCQRLKEGTRMRAPELATPAIRTIMLSCWSGDPKERPAFSELVEILGDLLQGGGRQQEEDCMAPCGSQSLDEGSFLQASTTALHVAEADPEDSPSSLHRHSLAARYYNCVSFPGCLARGTQMQDSSRMKTFEEFPMTPTIYKASVDNQTDSGMVLASEEFEQLESSSCKGPGRNVDVTRAHPDIQGRRRRPDRGTRGGQVFYNSEYGELAGPQDEGDRPPSARAPFFADDSY; encoded by the exons GCCTGGCGAAGGGCTACTCCATGACCCCCCCAACCCTAAACATCACAGAGGAGACACACATCATTGACGCCAGTGACAGCCTGTCCATCTCCTGCAG AGGGCAGCACCCCCTTGAGTGGTCCTGGCCAGGGGCTCAGGAGGCACCAGCCACAGGGGAGAAGGACGGCGAGGACACAGGGGTGGTGCGAGACTGCGAAGGCACAGACACCAGGCCCTACTGCAAGATACTGCTGCTGCAGGAGGCCCGGGCCAACGACACGGGCAGCTACCGCTGCTACTACAAGTACATCAAAGCCCGCATCGAGGGCACCACGGCCGCCAGCACCTACGTGTTCGTGAGAG acGTGGAGCAGCCGTTCATCAACAAGCCAGATACGTTCCTGGTCAACAGGAAGGACTCCATGTGGGTGCCCTGCTTGGTGTCCATCCCTGGCCTCAATGTCACGCTGCGATCG CAAAGCTCAGTGCTGCGGCCCGACGGGCAGGAGGTGGTCTGGGATGACCGCAGGGGAATGCGCGTGCCCACACCGCTGCTGCGGGACGCCCTCTACCTGCAGTGTGAGACCACCTGGGGTGGCCAAGACTTCCTATCCAACCCCTTCCTCGTGCACATCACAG GCAATGAGCTCTATGACATCCAGCTGTTCCCCAAGAAGTCGCTGGAGCTGCTGGTCGGAGAAAAGCTGGTCCTGAACTGCACCGTGTGGGCCGAGTTCAACTCGGGCGTCACCTTCGACTGGGACTATCCAGGGAAGCAG GCAGAGCGGGGTAAGTGGGTGCCAGAGCGGCGCTCCCAGCAGACTCacacagagctctccagcatCCTGACCATCCACAACGTCAGCCAGCACGATCTGGGCCCATACGTGTGCGAGGCCAACAACGGCATCCAGCGATTCCGGGAGAGCACCGAGGTCATTGTGCACG AAAAGCCCTTCATCAGCGTCGAGTGGCTCAAGGGTCCGGTCCTGGAGGCCACAGCAGGAGACGAACTGGTGAAGCTGCCCGTGAAGCTAGCGGCGTACCCCCCACCAGAGTTCCAATG GTACAAGGACAGAAAGTCAGTGTCCGGGCGCCAGAGTCCGCATGCCCTGGTACTCAAGGAGGTGACGGAGGCCAGTGCGGGCACCTACACCCTGGCCCTGTGGAACTCCGCGGCCGGCCTGAGGCGCAACATCAGCCTGGAGCTAGTGGTAAACG TGCCACCCCACATCCATGAGAAGGAggcctcctcccccagcacctACTCCCGCCACAGTCGCCAGGCCCTCACCTGCACCGCCTACGGGGTCCCCCCTCCTCTCAGCGTCCAGTGGCACTGGCGACCGTGGACTCCCTGCAAGGCCTTCACCCAGCGCAGCCT CAGCCGGCGGCAGCAGAGAGACCACATGCCACAGTGTCGGGACTGGAGAGAAGTGACCACGCAGGATGCCGTGAATCCCATTGAAAGCCTGGACACGTGGACCGAGTTTGTGGAAGGGAAGAATAAG ACGGTGAGCAAGCTAGTGATCCAGAACGCCAATGTGTCTGCCATGTACAAGTGTGTGGTCTTCAACAAAGTGGGCCAGGATGAGCGGCTCATCTACTTCTATGTGACCA ACATCCCCGATGGCTTCAGCATAAAATCCGAGCCATCGGAGGAGCCCCTGGAGGGCCAGGAGGTGCGCCTGAGCTGCCGGTCTGACAACTACACCTACGAGCAAATGCGCTGGTACCGCCTCAACCTGTCCACACTGCACGACGCCCACGGGAACCCGCTGCTGCTTGACTGCAAGAACGTGCACCTCTTCGCTACGCCTCTGGCCGCCCACCTGGAGGAGGCAGAGCCAGACGCGCGCCACGCCACGCTCACCTTGACCATCCCCAGCGTGGCGCCTGAACATGAGGGCGACTATGTATGCGAGGTGCAGGACCGCCGCAGCCACGACAAGCACTGCCACAAGAAGTACCTGTCAGTGCAGG ccctggaagCCCCGCGTCTCACGCAGAACTTGACGGACCTGCTGGTGAACGTGAGCGACTCCCTGGAGATGCGGTGCCCAGTGGCCGGGGCACACGTGCCCAGCATCTTGTGGTACAAAGATGAGAGGCTGCTGGAGGAAGAGTCTG GAATAGACCTGGTGGACTCGAACCAGAAGCTGAGCATACAGCGTGTGCGTGAGGAGGACGCGGGCCGCTATCTGTGCAGCGTGTGCAACGCCAAGGGCTGCGTCAACTCCTCTGCCAGCGTGGCTGTGGAAG GCTCCGAGGATAAAGGCAGCATGGAGATCGTGATCCTCATTGGCACTGGTGTCATCGCTGTCTTCTTctgggtcctcctcctcctcatcttctgTAACATGAGGAGG cCAGCCCACGCAGACATCAAGACCGGCTACCTGTCCATCATCATGGACCCCGGGGAGGTGCCTCTGGAGGAGCAGTGTGAATACCTGTCCTATGACGCCAGCCAGTGGGAGTTCCCCCGGGAGCGGCTGCATCTTG GGAGAGTCCTTGGCCATGGAGCCTTCGGTAAGGTGGtggaagcctctgcttttggaaTCCACAAGGGCAGCAGCTGCGACACTGTGGCTGTGAAAATGCTGAAAG AGGGTGCCACAGCTAGCGAACATCGAGCCTTGATGTCGGAGCTCAAGATCCTAATCCACATCGGTAACCACCTCAATGTAGTCAACCTCCTGGGAGCGTGCACCAAGCCGAATG GCCCCCTCATGGTGATCGTGGAGTTCTGCAAGTATGGCAATCTCTCCAACTTCTTGCGCGCCAAGCGGGAGGCCTTCAGCCCCTATGCG GAGAAGTCCCCTGAGCAGCGAAGGCGCTTTCGAGCCATGGTAGAAGGTGCCAAAGCGGACCGGCGGAGGCCGGGAAGCAGCGAGCGGGCCCTCCTCTCCCGGCTCCTGATGGGCAAGGGCGGGGCTGGACGGGCCCCTCCGGCCCAAGAAG CCCAGGACCTGTGGCTGAGCCCACTGACCATGGAGGACCTCATCTGCTACAGCTTCCAGGTGGCCCGAGGGATGGAGTTTCTGGCCTCCCGCAAG TGCATCCACAGGGACCTGGCTGCTCGGAACATCTTGTTGTCAGAATGCGACGTAGTGAAGATCTGTGACTTCGGCCTGGCTCGTGACATCTACAAAGACCCCGACTACGTGCGCAAGGGCAGT GCCCGGCTGCCCCTGAAGTGGATGGCCCCCGAGAGCATCTTTGACAAGGTGTACACCACACAGAGTGATGTATGGTCCTTTGGGGTGCTGCTCTGGGAGATCTTCTCCCTGG GGGCCTCCCCCTACCCAGGGGTGCAGATCAACGAGGAGTTCTGCCAGCGGCTAAAGGAGGGCACAAGGATGCGAGCCCCAGAGTTAGCCACTCCTGCCAT ACGCACCATCATGCTAAGCTGCTGGTCAGGGGACCCCAAAGAGAGGCCTGCGTTCTCAGAGCTGGTGGAGATCCTGGGGGACCTGCTGCAGGGTGGGGGCCGACAG CAGGAGGAGGACTGCATGGCCCCCTGTGGCTCTCAGAGCTTGGATGAGGGCAGCTTCTTGCAAGCATCCACCACTGCCCTGCACGTGGCCGAGGCAGACCCTGAGGACAGCCCATCGAGCCTGCACCGGCACAGCCTGGCCGCCAG ATACTATAACTGTGTGTCCTTTCCCGGGTGCCTGGCCAGAGGGACTCAGATGCAGGACTCCTCCAGGATGAAGACGTTCGAAGAATTTCCCATGACCCCGACGATCTACAAGGCCTCCGTG GATAACCAGACAGACAGTGGGATGGTGCTGGCCTCCGAGGAGTTTGAGCAGCTGGAGAGCAG CAGCTGTAAAGGACCGGGCCGGAACGTGGACGTGACCAGGGCTCACCCTGATATCcaagggcggcggcggcggccagaCCGGGGGACACGGGGAGGGCAGGTGTTCTACAACAGCGAGTACGGGGAGCTGGCGGGGCCCCAGGATGAGGGCGACCGCCCCCCGTCTGCCCGCGCCCCCTTCTTCGCAGATGATAGTTACTGA